DNA sequence from the Candidatus Neomarinimicrobiota bacterium genome:
GGCCGGAAGAGATCGTGCGCCAGCTGGCCGAGATGGGCCTGATGGGGATGATGGTTCCCGAGCAGTGGGGCGGCGCAGGGATGGACACGGTGGCCTACACCATTGCCATGGAAGAGATTTCCCGGGCCGACGCCGCGGTGGGAGTAATCATGAGTGTCAATAACTCCCTGGTGTGCGACCTGCTGGATACCTATGGAACAGATGAGCAAAAAAGCAAATATCTGATCCCGCTAGCAAAGGGGGAAAAGCTGGGCGCCTACTCTCTCTCCGAGCCCCAGGCCGGCTCCGACGCCGCCAACCTGCTGTGCCGTGCCCGGAGCGACGACGATGTCTACCGGATTTCCGGCACCAAGAATTGGGTCTCCAATGGCATCCACTCCGATGTGGTCCTGCTGTTTGCCGTCACCGATCCGGAACAGAAGCACCACGGCATCTCCTGCTTCATTGTGGAGAAGGGCTGGGATGGATTTAGTGTCGGAAAACCGGAGGACAAGCTGGGTATCCGGGCCTCCGACACCTCGGAGCTCTATTTTGACGACGTGAAGGTGCCGCTAGCCAACCGGGTCGCTGCCGAAGGTAAGGGTTTCCATATCGCGTTGGGAACCCTGGATGCCGGGCGTATTGGTATCGCCGCTCAGGCCCTGGGGATCGCTCAAGCGGCCTTAGACCACGCCCTGGCCTATGCCCGGGAGCGGGAACAGTTCGGTCGGCCCATTATTGATTTCCAGGCCATACAGTTCAAGTTGGCCGACATGGCCACCCAGATCGAAGCGGCCCGGCTGTTAGTACGGCGGGCCGCTTTTGCTAAAGATCAAGATCAACCTTTCGGATACCTGGCTGCCATGGCCAAGGTGTTCGCCTCTGAAGTCGCCATGCAAGCGGCCAGCCAATGTGTGCAGATTCATGGCGGTTACGGTTATATCCGGGAGACGGGAGTTGAACGGCTCATGCGGGATGCCAAGATCACCCAGATTTATGAAGGCACTTCTGAAATTCAGCGGGTGGTGATCGCCCGCGCGCTGCAAAAGAAAGGATGATGGTACATGGATGTGTTCAAAATGATGGGTCGCCACGACCACGAACAGGTGGTGTTCTGTAATGAATCCGATATAGGGCTCAAGGCGATTATTGCCATCCACGACACCACCCTGGGCCCCAGCCTGGGGGGCTGCCGGTTCTATAATTATGAAAGCGATGAGGACGCGCTCTACGATGTCCTCCGCCTTTCGCGGGCCATGACCTATAAGGCTTCCATTGCCGGCCTGAATCTGGGTGGCGGCAAGTCGGTAATTATCGGCAACCCGGAGACTGATAAGAACGAATATATTTTCCGAGCCTTCGGGCGCTTCGTTGATGGCCTGGGGGGACGCTACATCACCGCCGAGGATGTCAATACCACCGTCAGGGATATGGAGTGG
Encoded proteins:
- a CDS encoding acyl-CoA dehydrogenase, translated to MNFNLTDEQTLLQQTVRQFAEAEVAPGAIERDETKTWPEEIVRQLAEMGLMGMMVPEQWGGAGMDTVAYTIAMEEISRADAAVGVIMSVNNSLVCDLLDTYGTDEQKSKYLIPLAKGEKLGAYSLSEPQAGSDAANLLCRARSDDDVYRISGTKNWVSNGIHSDVVLLFAVTDPEQKHHGISCFIVEKGWDGFSVGKPEDKLGIRASDTSELYFDDVKVPLANRVAAEGKGFHIALGTLDAGRIGIAAQALGIAQAALDHALAYAREREQFGRPIIDFQAIQFKLADMATQIEAARLLVRRAAFAKDQDQPFGYLAAMAKVFASEVAMQAASQCVQIHGGYGYIRETGVERLMRDAKITQIYEGTSEIQRVVIARALQKKG
- a CDS encoding Glu/Leu/Phe/Val dehydrogenase dimerization domain-containing protein, with translation MDVFKMMGRHDHEQVVFCNESDIGLKAIIAIHDTTLGPSLGGCRFYNYESDEDALYDVLRLSRAMTYKASIAGLNLGGGKSVIIGNPETDKNEYIFRAFGRFVDGLGGRYITAEDVNTTVRDMEWVRMETQYATGISRALGGSGDPSPVTAFGVFVGIKAALKTKLGMEDLSGIKVAVQGVGHVGYNLCRYLHDAGAELFISDINQEAV